A region from the Lolium perenne isolate Kyuss_39 chromosome 4, Kyuss_2.0, whole genome shotgun sequence genome encodes:
- the LOC127292870 gene encoding uncharacterized protein — MFLRSKVQEMILRRRSRSMSGAQHAGNPSTAPCLDTGYKAHAPSFASPRLLHSASLPAGSCATAGAGSPMRHSDAMAYSMSPTSVLVASAAFGVAGADRGGGSGSSSSKRRPWCHGCAGTHGLADALDCAHDGQERRRSILAGRVKAQAPALVRSRSLDRRVEFGVKNKSSWLPLRAGSRTEQEEATSAQEETEMEPSSEDYTCVISRGPNPRTVHIFGDRVVEGDHRESSAWHINLPVEIPAS, encoded by the coding sequence ATGTTTCTGAGGTCCAAGGTCCAGGAGATGATCCTGAGGAGGAGGTCCAGATCGATGAGCGGCGCGCAGCACGCCGGCAACCCGTCGACGGCTCCGTGCCTGGACACCGGCTACAAGGCTCATGCGCCGTCGTTCGCGTCGCCGAGGCTGCTGCATTCGGCGTCCCTCCCGGCCGGCAGCTGCGCCACGGCCGGCGCCGGGAGCCCCATGCGGCACTCCGACGCGATGGCCTACTCAATGAGCCCAACCTCCGTGCTCGTCGCGTCGGCGGCCTTCGGGGTGGCCGGCGCCGATCGTGGCGGCGGCAGCGGTAGTAGCAGCAGCAAGCGCCGGCCCTGGTGCCACGGCTGCGCGGGCACGCACGGGCTCGCCGACGCGCTCGACTGCGCCCACGATGGCCAGGAGCGGAGGAGGAGCATCCTCGCGGGGCGCGTCAAGGCGCAGGCGCCGGCTCTTGTAAGGTCCCGCTCCCTCGACCGTCGCGTGGAGTTCGGGGTCAAGAACAAGAGCTCCTGGCTGCCGCTGCGCGCCGGCAGCCGTACGGAACAGGAAGAGGCCACGTCGGCGCAAGAGGAGACAGAGATGGAGCCGTCGTCGGAGGACTACACCTGCGTCATCTCGCGAGGGCCGAACCCGAGGACGGTGCACATCTTCGGCGACCGCGTCGTCGAGGGCGACCACCGGGAGAGCTCGGCGTGGCACATAAACCTACCTGTGGAGATACCGGCTTCTTAA